One stretch of Prunus persica cultivar Lovell chromosome G1, Prunus_persica_NCBIv2, whole genome shotgun sequence DNA includes these proteins:
- the LOC18792722 gene encoding probable DNA-3-methyladenine glycosylase 2 isoform X4, with amino-acid sequence MGEQTQVQTQTQTQPQTPTPTQPPHHDSIDDTTIAEVSPTPTQLTNAPSQTSSPPSKIPFRPRKIRKLSPDTSDPNSSQQIVALPDNPKPLPAAAKSAKSKAVQQRALSAPKIAARPLSCEGEVEAAIRHLRNADPLLAPLIDLHQRPTFDTFQTPFLALTRSILYQQLAYKAGNSIYTRFVSLCGGEACVVPETVLAQTPQQLRQIGVSGRKASYLHDLARKYQNGILSDAAIVNMDDKSLFTMLTMVNGIGSWSVHMFMIFSLHRPDVLPINDLSMRKGVQLLYNLDELPRPSQMEHLCEKWRPYRSVAACYMWRFSESKGAPSSAAAVAAGATLPPQQQQEEQQQQHPQHPQQQQLMDSLSSLINIG; translated from the exons ATGGGCGAGCAAACCCAGGTCCAGacccaaacccaaacccagCCCCAGACTCCGACTCCGACCCAACCGCCTCACCATGACTCCATCGACGACACCACAATCGCCGAAGTGAGCCCCACACCCACCCAACTCACCAATGCTCCCTCTCAAACTTCATCGCCCCCTTCCAAAATCCCCTTCCGCCCCCGAAAGATCCGCAAGTTATCGCCCGACACCTCCGACCCCAATTCCTCTCAACAAATCGTCGCCTTACCCGACAACCCCAAACCCCTTCCCGCCGCCGCCAAGTCCGCCAAGTCCAAGGCCGTCCAGCAACGCGCCCTTTCGGCCCCGAAAATCGCAGCGCGGCCGCTTTCATGCGAAGGTGAGGTCGAGGCGGCAATCCGCCATCTCCGAAACGCCGATCCGCTCCTGGCTCCGTTGATCGACCTCCACCAGCGGCCGACCTTTGACACCTTCCAGACCCCCTTCCTTGCCCTAACCCGTAGCATTCTCTACCAGCAACTCGCATACAAGGCCGGCAATTCGATCTACACGCGCTTCGTCAGCCTGTGCGGCGGCGAGGCCTGTGTCGTCCCCGAGACGGTCCTCGCCCAAACGCCTCAGCAGCTCCGCCAAATCGGGGTTTCGGGCCGAAAAGCCAGCTACCTCCACGACTTGGCCAGAAAGTACCAGAACGGGATTCTGTCGGACGCGGCGATTGTAAATATGGACGACAAGTCGCTGTTCACAATGCTGACGATGGTCAATGGGATCGGCTCTTGGTCTGTGCACATGTTCATGATTTTCTCGCTTCACAGGCCCGACGTACTTCCGATCAACGACCTCAGCATGCGCAAAGGCGTTCAGCTTCTCTACAATCTTGACGAGTTGCCTCGGCCGTCTCAGATGGAGCATTTGTGTGAGAAGTGGCGGCCGTACCGGTCCGTCGCGGCTTGTTATATGTGGAGATTTAGTGAATCCAAGGGAGCACCTTCGAGTGCGGCGGCCGTGGCGGCTGGTGCGACTCTACCGccacagcagcagcaggaggAGCAGCAACAACAGCATCCGCAGCACCCTCAGCAACAGCAGCTTATGGATTCACTCAGCAGTCTTATTAATATTGG ATAA
- the LOC18792722 gene encoding probable DNA-3-methyladenine glycosylase 2 isoform X2 — protein MGEQTQVQTQTQTQPQTPTPTQPPHHDSIDDTTIAEVSPTPTQLTNAPSQTSSPPSKIPFRPRKIRKLSPDTSDPNSSQQIVALPDNPKPLPAAAKSAKSKAVQQRALSAPKIAARPLSCEGEVEAAIRHLRNADPLLAPLIDLHQRPTFDTFQTPFLALTRSILYQQLAYKAGNSIYTRFVSLCGGEACVVPETVLAQTPQQLRQIGVSGRKASYLHDLARKYQNGILSDAAIVNMDDKSLFTMLTMVNGIGSWSVHMFMIFSLHRPDVLPINDLSMRKGVQLLYNLDELPRPSQMEHLCEKWRPYRSVAACYMWRFSESKGAPSSAAAVAAGATLPPQQQQEEQQQQHPQHPQQQQLMDSLSSLINIGNGACIHGELSFSMSCDTGPVPGDLDREWN, from the exons ATGGGCGAGCAAACCCAGGTCCAGacccaaacccaaacccagCCCCAGACTCCGACTCCGACCCAACCGCCTCACCATGACTCCATCGACGACACCACAATCGCCGAAGTGAGCCCCACACCCACCCAACTCACCAATGCTCCCTCTCAAACTTCATCGCCCCCTTCCAAAATCCCCTTCCGCCCCCGAAAGATCCGCAAGTTATCGCCCGACACCTCCGACCCCAATTCCTCTCAACAAATCGTCGCCTTACCCGACAACCCCAAACCCCTTCCCGCCGCCGCCAAGTCCGCCAAGTCCAAGGCCGTCCAGCAACGCGCCCTTTCGGCCCCGAAAATCGCAGCGCGGCCGCTTTCATGCGAAGGTGAGGTCGAGGCGGCAATCCGCCATCTCCGAAACGCCGATCCGCTCCTGGCTCCGTTGATCGACCTCCACCAGCGGCCGACCTTTGACACCTTCCAGACCCCCTTCCTTGCCCTAACCCGTAGCATTCTCTACCAGCAACTCGCATACAAGGCCGGCAATTCGATCTACACGCGCTTCGTCAGCCTGTGCGGCGGCGAGGCCTGTGTCGTCCCCGAGACGGTCCTCGCCCAAACGCCTCAGCAGCTCCGCCAAATCGGGGTTTCGGGCCGAAAAGCCAGCTACCTCCACGACTTGGCCAGAAAGTACCAGAACGGGATTCTGTCGGACGCGGCGATTGTAAATATGGACGACAAGTCGCTGTTCACAATGCTGACGATGGTCAATGGGATCGGCTCTTGGTCTGTGCACATGTTCATGATTTTCTCGCTTCACAGGCCCGACGTACTTCCGATCAACGACCTCAGCATGCGCAAAGGCGTTCAGCTTCTCTACAATCTTGACGAGTTGCCTCGGCCGTCTCAGATGGAGCATTTGTGTGAGAAGTGGCGGCCGTACCGGTCCGTCGCGGCTTGTTATATGTGGAGATTTAGTGAATCCAAGGGAGCACCTTCGAGTGCGGCGGCCGTGGCGGCTGGTGCGACTCTACCGccacagcagcagcaggaggAGCAGCAACAACAGCATCCGCAGCACCCTCAGCAACAGCAGCTTATGGATTCACTCAGCAGTCTTATTAATATTGG GAATGGTGCCTGCATTCATGGTGAACTATCCTTTTCCATGTCATGTGATACAGGGCCTGTACCTGGGGACCTTGATCGGGAATGGAATTGA
- the LOC18792722 gene encoding probable DNA-3-methyladenine glycosylase 2 isoform X3 codes for MGEQTQVQTQTQTQPQTPTPTQPPHHDSIDDTTIAEVSPTPTQLTNAPSQTSSPPSKIPFRPRKIRKLSPDTSDPNSSQQIVALPDNPKPLPAAAKSAKSKAVQQRALSAPKIAARPLSCEGEVEAAIRHLRNADPLLAPLIDLHQRPTFDTFQTPFLALTRSILYQQLAYKAGNSIYTRFVSLCGGEACVVPETVLAQTPQQLRQIGVSGRKASYLHDLARKYQNGILSDAAIVNMDDKSLFTMLTMVNGIGSWSVHMFMIFSLHRPDVLPINDLSMRKGVQLLYNLDELPRPSQMEHLCEKWRPYRSVAACYMWRFSESKGAPSSAAAVAAGATLPPQQQQEEQQQQHPQHPQQQQLMDSLSSLINIGACTWGP; via the exons ATGGGCGAGCAAACCCAGGTCCAGacccaaacccaaacccagCCCCAGACTCCGACTCCGACCCAACCGCCTCACCATGACTCCATCGACGACACCACAATCGCCGAAGTGAGCCCCACACCCACCCAACTCACCAATGCTCCCTCTCAAACTTCATCGCCCCCTTCCAAAATCCCCTTCCGCCCCCGAAAGATCCGCAAGTTATCGCCCGACACCTCCGACCCCAATTCCTCTCAACAAATCGTCGCCTTACCCGACAACCCCAAACCCCTTCCCGCCGCCGCCAAGTCCGCCAAGTCCAAGGCCGTCCAGCAACGCGCCCTTTCGGCCCCGAAAATCGCAGCGCGGCCGCTTTCATGCGAAGGTGAGGTCGAGGCGGCAATCCGCCATCTCCGAAACGCCGATCCGCTCCTGGCTCCGTTGATCGACCTCCACCAGCGGCCGACCTTTGACACCTTCCAGACCCCCTTCCTTGCCCTAACCCGTAGCATTCTCTACCAGCAACTCGCATACAAGGCCGGCAATTCGATCTACACGCGCTTCGTCAGCCTGTGCGGCGGCGAGGCCTGTGTCGTCCCCGAGACGGTCCTCGCCCAAACGCCTCAGCAGCTCCGCCAAATCGGGGTTTCGGGCCGAAAAGCCAGCTACCTCCACGACTTGGCCAGAAAGTACCAGAACGGGATTCTGTCGGACGCGGCGATTGTAAATATGGACGACAAGTCGCTGTTCACAATGCTGACGATGGTCAATGGGATCGGCTCTTGGTCTGTGCACATGTTCATGATTTTCTCGCTTCACAGGCCCGACGTACTTCCGATCAACGACCTCAGCATGCGCAAAGGCGTTCAGCTTCTCTACAATCTTGACGAGTTGCCTCGGCCGTCTCAGATGGAGCATTTGTGTGAGAAGTGGCGGCCGTACCGGTCCGTCGCGGCTTGTTATATGTGGAGATTTAGTGAATCCAAGGGAGCACCTTCGAGTGCGGCGGCCGTGGCGGCTGGTGCGACTCTACCGccacagcagcagcaggaggAGCAGCAACAACAGCATCCGCAGCACCCTCAGCAACAGCAGCTTATGGATTCACTCAGCAGTCTTATTAATATTGG GGCCTGTACCTGGGGACCTTGA
- the LOC18789718 gene encoding sugar transporter ERD6-like 6 has protein sequence MSFRDDNEEGRDLRKPFLHTGSWYRMGSRQSSMMGSSQVIRDSSISVVACVMIVALGPIQFGFTSGYSSPTQSAIIKDLGLTVSEYSIFGSLSNVGAMVGAIASGQIAEYIGRKGSLMIAAIPNVIGWLAISFAKDSSFLYMGRLLEGFGVGIISYTVPVYIAEIAPQNLRGALGSVNQLSVTIGIMLAYLLGLLVQWRILAVLGILPCTILIPGLFFIPESPRWLAKMGMTEDFEASLQVLRGFDTDISVEVNEIKRSVASTTRRTTIRFAELKQKRYWLPLMIGIGLLVLQQLSGINGVLFYSSTIFATAGISSSNVATCGLGAVQVIATGVTTWLVDKSGRRLLLIISSAGMTVSLLIVAVAFFLKDLVATDSNLFSILGIITVVGVVAMVIFFSLGVGAIPWIIMSEILPINIKGLAGSIATLANWFISWVVTMTANLLLEWSSGGTFTIYMLVSAFTVVFVTIWVPETKGRTLEEIQFSFR, from the exons ATGAGTTTCAGGGACGACAATGAAGAGGGAAGAGATCTCAGGAAGCCCTTCCTGCACACTGGGAGCTGGTACCGCATGGGTTCCAGGCAATCCAGTATGATGGGCTCGTCCCAGGTCATTCGAGATAGCTCCATTTCTGTGGTGGCTTGTGTTATGATTGTCGCTTTGGGTCCTATCCAATTCGGCTTCACC TCTGGATATTCTTCTCCGACCCAATCAGCAATAATCAAGGATCTTGGACTCACAGTGTCAGAG TATTctatttttggttctttatCAAATGTGGGTGCCATGGTAGGAGCTATAGCCAGCGGTCAGATTGCTGAGTATATTGGTCGCAAAGGG TCTTTAATGATAGCTGCCATTCCTAATGTTATCGGCTGGCTTGCTATATCATTTGCCAAA gattcttcttttctctacATGGGAAGACTGTTGGAAGGATTTGGCGTGGGAATAATCTCGTACACG GTGCCTGTATATATAGCTGAGATAGCACCTCAAAACTTAAGAGGTGCTTTGGGTTCAGTCAATCAG CTCTCTGTAACCATTGGGATAATGCTGGCTTATCTGCTTGGACTTTTAGTTCAGTGGAGGATACTTGCAGTTCTGG GAATATTGCCTTGTACGATATTGATACCCGGGCTCTTTTTCATTCCAGAATCTCCTCGATGGCTG GCAAAAATGGGTATGACCGAGGATTTCGAAGCCTCTTTGCAAGTTCTCCGGGGATTCGATACTGATATTTCGGTTGAAGTGAATGAGATCAAG AGATCTGTAGCATCAACAACCAGAAGAACAACAATTCGGTTTGCAGaactcaaacaaaaaagatattGGCTTCCTTTAATG ATTGGAATTGGTTTACTTGTTCTTCAACAGCTAAGTGGAATTAACGGTGTTCTATTCTATTCCAGTACCATTTTCGCAACTGCCG GGATTTCATCAAGTAATGTAGCCACATGTGGCCTTGGTGCTGTTCAG GTCATAGCCACCGGGGTGACTACTTGGTTGGTGGACAAATCAGGCCGTCGGCTTCTGCTTATT ATCTCTTCTGCTGGAATGACAGTTAGCCTCCTAATCGTTGCAGTAGCATTCTTTCTAAAG GATTTGGTAGCAACTGATTCAAATTTGTTTAGCATATTGGGCATCATAACAGTGGTTGGAGTTGTG GCCATGgtaattttcttctctctggGTGTAGGAGCTATTCCATGGATTATAATGTCCGAG ATTCTTCCAATTAATATTAAAGGCCTTGCTGGAAGCATAGCAACACTTGCCAACTGGTTCATATCCTGGGTGGTCACGATGACTGCAAACTTGCTGTTGGAATGGAGCAGCGGAG GAACCTTCACCATTTACATGCTTGTGAGTGCTTTCACTGTCGTATTTGTAACCATTTGGGTTCCCGAGACGAAAGGGAGAACTCTGGAAGAGATTCAGTTCTCCTTCAGATGA
- the LOC18788924 gene encoding 3-ketoacyl-CoA synthase 4, with product MDPGGATHVATARSGSTAGQVGVQIHQTRRLPDFLQSVNLKYVKLGYHYLISNLLTLCFIPLIIVTLIEASQMDLYDIQQLWLHLQYNLVSVIICSAVLVFGLTVYIMTRPRPVYLVDYACYRPPDHLKAPYHRFMEHSRLTQDFDDSSLEFQRKILERSGLGEETYVPEAMHYIPPRPSMAAAREEAEQVMYGALDNLFANTHVKPKDIGILVVNCSLFNPTPSLSAMIVNKYKLRGNIRSFNLGGMGCSAGVIAADLAKDLLQIHRNTYAIVVSTENITQNWYFGNKKSMLIPNCLFRVGCSAVLLSNKSADWRRAKYKLVHVVRTHRGADDKAFRCVYQEQDDKGKTGVSLSKDLMAIAGGALKTNITTLGPIVLPISEQLLFFSSLVVKKLFNANVKPYIPDFKLAFDHFCIHAGGRAVIDELEKNLQLLPIHVEASRMTLHRFGNTSSSSIWYELAYMEAKGRIRKGNRVWQIAFGSGFKCNSAVWEALRNVKPSRNGPWEDCIDKYPVKLVS from the coding sequence ATGGACCCAGGCGGCGCAACCCATGTCGCCACCGCCCGTAGTGGCTCGACCGCCGGCCAGGTCGGCGTTCAGATCCACCAGACCCGACGCCTCCCAGATTTCCTCCAGAGCGTCAATCTCAAGTACGTCAAATTAGGGTACCATTACCTCATCTCCAATCTCTTAACCCTCTGCTTCATCCCCTTGATTATCGTAACCCTAATCGAAGCCTCCCAGATGGACCTTTACGACATTCAGCAGCTCTGGCTTCACCTCCAGTACAATCTCGTCAGCGTCATCATCTGCTCCGCCGTCCTCGTCTTCGGTTTGACCGTTTACATCATGACCCGACCCAGACCCGTTTATTTGGTCGATTACGCTTGCTATCGCCCTCCCGATCACCTCAAGGCTCCCTACCACCGTTTCATGGAGCACTCCAGGCTCACCCAGGACTTTGACGATTCCTCCCTCGAGTTCCAGCGCAAGATTCTCGAGCGTTCCGGCCTCGGCGAAGAGACCTACGTCCCCGAAGCGATGCATTACATCCCTCCCAGGCCCTCCATGGCCGCCGCCAGAGAAGAGGCGGAGCAGGTCATGTACGGTGCTTTGGATAATCTGTTTGCCAATACCCATGTCAAGCCTAAGGACATTGGCATTCTTGTTGTGAATTGCAGCTTGTTTAATCCGACGCCGTCTCTATCCGCTATGATTGTTAATAAGTACAAATTGAGGGGTAATATTAGGAGTTTCAATTTGGGGGGAATGGGTTGTAGTGCTGGGGTCATAGCCGCTGATCTTGCTAAGGACTTGTTGCAAATTCATAGGAATACTTATGCTATTGTTGTCAGTACTGAGAACATTACTCAGAATTGGTATTTTGGGAATAAGAAATCTATGTTGATACCCAATTGCTTGTTTCGAGTTGGGTGCTCTGCAGTTCTGCTCTCTAATAAGTCTGCAGATTGGAGGCGGGCTAAGTACAAGCTTGTTCATGTTGTGAGGACCCATCGTGGTGCAGATGATAAGGCTTTTCGTTGCGTTTACCAGGAACAGGATGATAAGGGGAAGACTGGTGTTTCTTTGTCCAAAGATTTGATGGCGATTGCTGGTGGGGCGCTTAAAACCAACATCACCACTTTGGGTCCTATTGTGCTTCCAATAAGTGAGcagcttcttttcttttcgtcACTTGTGGTTAAGAAGCTGTTCAATGCGAATGTCAAACCTTATATCCCGGATTTCAAGCTGGCATTTGATCATTTTTGCATACACGCCGGAGGAAGGGCTGTGATTGATGAGCTGGAGAAGAACCTGCAGTTGCTACCTATACATGTGGAGGCTTCTCGAATGACTCTACACCGGTTTGGGAATACTTCATCGAGCTCCATTTGGTATGAATTGGCCTACATGGAGGCCAAGGGGAGGATCCGCAAAGGCAACCGTGTCTGGCAGATTGCCTTTGGTAGTGGCTTTAAGTGTAACAGTGCGGTCTGGGAGGCACTTCGGAATGTGAAGCCATCTCGTAATGGTCCTTGGGAAGACTGCATTGACAAGTATCCTGTGAAACTAGTTTCCTAG
- the LOC18789335 gene encoding maf-like protein DDB_G0281937 isoform X3 yields the protein MEANSSSSFKIILGSASVARRKILAEMGYEFIVMTADIDEKCIRKEKPEELVLVLAQAKADAIISKLQTINNQEKDAEPTIVIAADTVVVYEGVIREKPSSKEEARQFLKDYSGGHAATVGSVHVTNLKTGFSKGEWDRVEIYFHEIPDEIIEKLIEEGTVLKVAGGLIIEHPLILPFVKEVVGTTDSVMGLPKDLTRRLLKEAI from the exons ATGGAAGCCAattcttcttcgtctttcAAG ATAATTTTAGGCTCAGCTTCGGTAGCACGTCGGAAAATATTGGCTGAAATGGGATACGAATTCATAGTCATG ACTGCAGACATTGACGAGAAATGCATCAGAAAGGAAAAGCCAGAGGAGTTGGTTTTGGTTCTTGCCCAGGCAAAG GCTGATGCTATTATATCCAAACTACAAACTATCAATAATCAAGAGAAGGATGCTGAACCGACTATTGTGATTGCAGCAGACACA GTGGTGGTCTATGAAGGTGTGATCAGGGAAAAACCATCCAGCAAGGAAGAAGCACGGCAATTTTTGAAAG ACTATTCTGGAGGACATGCAGCAACAGTGGGATCTGTGCATGTTACAAACCTTAAAACCGGATTCAGTAAAGGAGAATGGGATCGAGTGGAG ATTTATTTCCACGAAATACCGGATGAAATCATTGAGAAGCTG ATTGAGGAGGGGACGGTGCTCAAAGTTGCTGGGGGACTCATAATAGAACATCCTCTAATTCTTCCCTTTGTTAAAGAAGTG GTAGGGACAACTGATAGCGTGATGGGACTTCCCAAAGATCTCACTAGGAGGCTGCTGAAAGAGGCCATCTAG
- the LOC18789335 gene encoding maf-like protein DDB_G0281937 isoform X2, whose protein sequence is MEANSSSSFKIILGSASVARRKILAEMGYEFIVMTADIDEKCIRKEKPEELVLVLAQAKADAIISKLQTINNQEKDAEPTIVIAADTAEANSQGLPVGDYIKDDEPTLLITSDQVVVYEGVIREKPSSKEEARQFLKDYSGGHAATVGSVHVTNLKTGFSKGEWDRVEIYFHEIPDEIIEKLIEEGTVLKVAGGLIIEHPLILPFVKEVVGTTDSVMGLPKDLTRRLLKEAI, encoded by the exons ATGGAAGCCAattcttcttcgtctttcAAG ATAATTTTAGGCTCAGCTTCGGTAGCACGTCGGAAAATATTGGCTGAAATGGGATACGAATTCATAGTCATG ACTGCAGACATTGACGAGAAATGCATCAGAAAGGAAAAGCCAGAGGAGTTGGTTTTGGTTCTTGCCCAGGCAAAG GCTGATGCTATTATATCCAAACTACAAACTATCAATAATCAAGAGAAGGATGCTGAACCGACTATTGTGATTGCAGCAGACACA GCAGAAGCTAATTCACAAGGGCTCCCAGTTGGTGACTACATAAAGGATGACGAACCAACGCTATTAATTACTTCTGATCAA GTGGTGGTCTATGAAGGTGTGATCAGGGAAAAACCATCCAGCAAGGAAGAAGCACGGCAATTTTTGAAAG ACTATTCTGGAGGACATGCAGCAACAGTGGGATCTGTGCATGTTACAAACCTTAAAACCGGATTCAGTAAAGGAGAATGGGATCGAGTGGAG ATTTATTTCCACGAAATACCGGATGAAATCATTGAGAAGCTG ATTGAGGAGGGGACGGTGCTCAAAGTTGCTGGGGGACTCATAATAGAACATCCTCTAATTCTTCCCTTTGTTAAAGAAGTG GTAGGGACAACTGATAGCGTGATGGGACTTCCCAAAGATCTCACTAGGAGGCTGCTGAAAGAGGCCATCTAG
- the LOC18789335 gene encoding maf-like protein DDB_G0281937 isoform X1 — MEANSSSSFKIILGSASVARRKILAEMGYEFIVMTADIDEKCIRKEKPEELVLVLAQAKADAIISKLQTINNQEKDAEPTIVIAADTLMETSQAEANSQGLPVGDYIKDDEPTLLITSDQVVVYEGVIREKPSSKEEARQFLKDYSGGHAATVGSVHVTNLKTGFSKGEWDRVEIYFHEIPDEIIEKLIEEGTVLKVAGGLIIEHPLILPFVKEVVGTTDSVMGLPKDLTRRLLKEAI; from the exons ATGGAAGCCAattcttcttcgtctttcAAG ATAATTTTAGGCTCAGCTTCGGTAGCACGTCGGAAAATATTGGCTGAAATGGGATACGAATTCATAGTCATG ACTGCAGACATTGACGAGAAATGCATCAGAAAGGAAAAGCCAGAGGAGTTGGTTTTGGTTCTTGCCCAGGCAAAG GCTGATGCTATTATATCCAAACTACAAACTATCAATAATCAAGAGAAGGATGCTGAACCGACTATTGTGATTGCAGCAGACACA CTGATGGAAACTTCTCAGGCAGAAGCTAATTCACAAGGGCTCCCAGTTGGTGACTACATAAAGGATGACGAACCAACGCTATTAATTACTTCTGATCAA GTGGTGGTCTATGAAGGTGTGATCAGGGAAAAACCATCCAGCAAGGAAGAAGCACGGCAATTTTTGAAAG ACTATTCTGGAGGACATGCAGCAACAGTGGGATCTGTGCATGTTACAAACCTTAAAACCGGATTCAGTAAAGGAGAATGGGATCGAGTGGAG ATTTATTTCCACGAAATACCGGATGAAATCATTGAGAAGCTG ATTGAGGAGGGGACGGTGCTCAAAGTTGCTGGGGGACTCATAATAGAACATCCTCTAATTCTTCCCTTTGTTAAAGAAGTG GTAGGGACAACTGATAGCGTGATGGGACTTCCCAAAGATCTCACTAGGAGGCTGCTGAAAGAGGCCATCTAG
- the LOC18790229 gene encoding protein RADIALIS-like 3 — translation MASSGSWTSRQNKMFENALAVYDKDTPDRWHNLARAVGGKSVEEVKKHYEMLVEDVNKIEAGEVPLPNYRKPAAAAGNGKAYSNSMDIEEQRMKSLKLQ, via the exons ATGGCCTCATCGGGATCGTGGACGTCGAGGCAGAACAAGATGTTCGAAAATGCCCTAGCTGTTTACGACAAGGACACGCCGGACCGCTGGCACAATCTGGCGAGGGCTGTGGGTGGGAAATCAGTGGAGGAAGTGAAGAAGCACTATGAGATGCTTGTGGAAGATGTCAACAAGATTGAGGCTGGTGAGGTGCCCTTGCCCAATTATAGAAaacctgctgctgctgctgggaACGGCAAAGCCTACTCTAACTCCATGGATATTGAAGAACAAAG GATGAAGAGTCTAAAGCTACAATGA